One segment of Methylotenera versatilis 79 DNA contains the following:
- a CDS encoding transglutaminase-like cysteine peptidase produces MPCYKIKLWSKDDFETKKIQITVKQVNKLIPALLLVVVGLSSIYASDYDFSKLVTLASERYGPEARQDVVELNQLIQKLRSASELEKLKQVNDFFNHKISFTDDFPLWGQSDYWATPLESLGRQAGDCEDFSIAKYVFLKVLNVDNNRLRLTYVRAEIIHDGIRSLQAHMVLSYYETPQSEPLILDNLISEILPASSRKDLSPIFSFNDKGLWVGSSSKPKGEAQSNLSRWRDVLSRIRADGIK; encoded by the coding sequence TTGCCATGCTACAAGATCAAGCTTTGGAGCAAAGATGATTTTGAGACTAAAAAAATACAAATAACTGTCAAACAAGTCAATAAACTCATTCCTGCACTTTTGCTGGTCGTCGTTGGGCTGTCTAGCATTTACGCATCTGATTATGATTTCAGCAAACTAGTCACGCTTGCCAGTGAAAGATATGGGCCAGAAGCGCGTCAAGATGTTGTAGAACTGAATCAGTTAATTCAAAAATTACGTTCAGCTTCAGAACTTGAAAAATTAAAACAAGTTAACGATTTTTTTAACCATAAAATTAGTTTCACAGATGATTTTCCCCTATGGGGACAATCCGATTATTGGGCTACGCCTTTAGAATCCCTTGGACGACAGGCTGGCGATTGCGAAGACTTTAGTATCGCAAAATATGTATTCTTAAAAGTGTTAAACGTTGATAACAATCGCCTACGGCTCACTTATGTCAGAGCTGAAATCATTCACGATGGCATAAGGTCTTTGCAAGCGCACATGGTGCTTAGTTATTATGAGACACCGCAATCTGAACCATTAATCTTAGATAATCTAATATCCGAAATCCTGCCCGCCTCTAGCAGAAAAGATTTATCTCCCATTTTTAGCTTTAACGATAAAGGTTTGTGGGTAGGCTCAAGCAGTAAACCAAAGGGAGAAGCGCAATCTAATTTATCTAGATGGCGAGATGTTTTATCCCGAATTCGAGCAGATGGAATAAAATAA